The Buteo buteo chromosome 23, bButBut1.hap1.1, whole genome shotgun sequence genome contains the following window.
GTGACATAACAGAACCCCTTTTTCCCCACATTAGACAATAaggtttcattaaaaatatcttagtACTCTAGTTATAAAAGGACTTTGAATAAATCACTGTTTctatatttacacacacacaatttctTTGGTGCAgtaaaagacaagaaagagcACAGGAAGGGAGTAAGTGCTAAAAGCAAACAACTAAGTGCTACATGATAACAGGTTTCAGTGGAGGGATCATAGCTCTGTAGAGTTGCAAAGTTTCCTCACCTCGTGACCACTCTTCTAAGAAGAGCACAAAGGCAAATCCATTTGGTATATGCCAATGTTTGTGTTTAGATGTTAGTTTTGTTGCAAAGTGTTGCTCTACATGGTGTCTGGTGCCAGGCAGGTGAACAGACCATGCCAGCATGGTCAGAACCCCTTAACCCAGAAGTTAAAGCTACCAACACACAGTAGTGGCAGTCTGGTGACAGTGTGAGGGAAACATGTCTGGCACACGTGAGGCACTATCATCCCACACTGCATCGCTTTGGATACAGCTCGCTGCTGCACTGTATGCAGCCTATGTAGTGGATGCACCCCTGACCTATCAGGGCCTGGACTGGTGCTTGGGTTTGCGACCATCACTCTTCATTTCTGAGATATTTCTAGGATCCCTTGCCACCCCCCCAGAAAAATGAGTCTAGTTTGAAAAACAACTCTGGACTTTTACCTCAAGTTTTCTTCTGATGTCATAGCCATTCCTAAGCTATGTCATATCAGTATCTTTTCActcttaaaatacatatattaacCCATAAATAATGTCCTAACTTACAAAGATATTGAGTAATTAGGGTTTTAGTTGACTTAGCTGGGGTTATAGGCATTCAGCATTTTTagaaaggagggaaaggcaAAAATAGAAAGCCTGGTCATTAAAATTCTAAATAAGGTTTTCAAAAGTTAAGTTTTTGTTTAGACGTCATAGCATTATTGCACTGACTTCACTTAGCTTGGACAGTGCAGTCAAAATAATCAggttctcatttgttttctcctgctttcaTTTACTGCATCATCAACTAGAAGTGCTGGAGTgcatgacagaaaataaaaaaataaagtgtctgAATTCTCTAAAGCCTGTTTTCTAatagtcttttaaaaacattaaaaatcctACAAACAGATCAGTAATAAGTCTTCCTCATTAAAAATCCCACAAACAGATCAGTAATAAGTCTTCCATAGAAAAATCCTATCACAATACTTCATAATTCAATGAAACCGAGCAAGTCTTTTTTGCTCATTTCAAATGCTCACCCCAACAGGACTCCAGGCAGCTGGGGGCAGTGGACTGCAAGGGAAAAGGCACGCTGTGTAACCAGGTCACTTGGGAAAGAACTCACCAGGAAGACGAAGACATGGTTCTCTCATCTAACATGAGGACCCAGCTCAGCAAGCTAGTCTCTCCAAGGAGACAGAGGCTCCTCCAGAAGAATACTCAGACAGAAGCCTATACCCCAAGGAAATTCATCTCCTTTTACAAGGATTACAGAAGAAGCCTAAGCAAATTATCTGTCAAATCTAGCCAACTAAAGCAGGCACCTAGAGTGGGACGCTGTGAATACCTCCTTCACCATGAAATTTATACCCTGTAGGATATCTACAAGGAAAAGGCAGTTGCTTTAGTTGCAGAAAAAGAGTTTAACCTAATTAAAAACAGGAGTGAAATGTTGTTGGGAACATTCTCAAGACCTGTACTCTAAGGACTACTTGTTTGTCTAGACTAACTACCCCAAAAGGGCTGGGATCATAAGGCAGAAGTCCACTGCCCTATTTGTACCTGGAAGAGTAATATTCTTCTTCTAGCTCGTACAGGTCAATGGAGATCTCATCTCGTAGTGCAATCAACTTCTTGTCGCATTCCTCCTGCAAGCTTCTCAGCTGCTGGTTGCGCTGGTTGATAGCTTCATTCACAGAGGGGAAATCATTGAGGATCAAGAACTGCTTCAGGTCAGACACAAGTTTCATCAGGGACTCACCAGCTCGGACCTTGtagcagggagggaagaaaaaaaaaaaaaaaaaaaaaaaaaatcacacagcaCACAGTATATCAAAACAGTGCTTTGCTCCAATTCTAAAACAAGATCTCCCAAGCTGCTCCTTCAGCCTAAGCCTTGAATAAAGTAGAAATTCTCACATTACGTGAGGATTCTGACAGAAGCCTGTAGCTGACAAGCCAGGCTACCCCAGCTTTCCCCCTAGAGAAGGGATTCACCTGACAGCCACCCCAAATATCAGGTTACTCTTCTAGCAGCAGACCTCCTAAGAGTTATAACTGCCCAAGATGCAACAATGAAACCAACAGTACCTGCAGGACATGCTACCCACAGATTTGAACAGCAGATGCTACTCACAATGTTTGCAGCTCTGACATGCATCTCATAGTTATCTTGTTCACCCTGGGTTGCTCGAGAGACTTGAGTTTCATCCTCAATCTAAAGAAAAACGTGTACATAACCACCTTTACATACTAAAATCTTGATACGCAATCACTACATTATAAGGCAACTCATTTCACTTCAATCCACACAAGGAATCCTTGGGGTGGCCTCTGGACTCTACAGCACCCGCGAATCATCTTTGCTACCCTCCCCACCGTTCTCCCCCGTTCAGCAACAccggggcagaggcagggaggcCAGCAGCAGCCGGGGAAGAACCGACCGCCGCCCGCCCTGGGGAAAGAACCCTTTTCCCTCGGGGCAACCGGGAGGCAGGTCCCACCGCTgccccccgccctcccctcaGGGGCCCCGCTCTCTCCTCACGGCCGCCCCCGGTTGCAGGGCCAGGGCCGCGGCCGCTCTCCCCTCAGGGGCCCCGCTCTCCCCTCAGAGCCGCCCCCCGGGGAAAACCCGCCCCTCTCCCCTCAGGAGCCCGGCTGCTCCCCCGGCCGCCTCGCGGCTCGGCTACGGCCCCTGCCCACCTTAGCCGTCTTGATGATTTCGGTGAAGTTATCCATGATGGACTTGACGTCGTCCTTGAGGCGCTTGTTGTAGGACTGCAGCAGGGTCTCCTTGCTCTGCGGCAGGACCCGCTGCTGCGCCATGGCGGCccgcggccccgctccgccccccTCGGACCTCccctggccccgccccgccgcgcgccccgccgccgtccTCTCGCGAGACGTCGCGCCTCATAGATATTTCCCAGCATGCACCGcttcccctttctcttcctcagtcCAAGATGGTGAgtggcggcgggcgcggggcgggggctgGGGTTCATCCGCCGCCATCCGCCTCCATCGCTGGGCCGCGGCCCGGTGGGGAGAGCCGTGCGGGTGCTCGGTatctgggggggggtgtttcgTGTCCGGTTTGCGGTGACCGGGGTCGGTGCCGGGGGAGGCTGGGTCGGGGCCTACCCGCCCGCAGCGGGGCGGCCGCGCAGCGCGGGCCGCTGGGAGCGGGGCAGCCCGGCCAGGCCGCAGCGTTTTTCCCGGTGTAGGGTGGATCCCGGGCCGGGCTCGGTGGCCGGTAACCCGCGGTGGGGGTGTCTCGGTTGCTGGCGGCGTCAGGGAGCGCTGAGCTGCGCGATTGCTGCCCGGCCGAGGAGATCAACAGGCGGTTTTAAACGGGAGGTTCATAAACCTTTTGAAGTCAAACCGAAGGATTTTATCTCTGCAAGAGCAAGCCTAAGCTGGGAGACTGCTAGGCTGGTGAAATGCCTGGGAAAATGCATGTCCAGGGTGGACTGAAAGCTCTTTCAAGTACATCAGTATTGGAGGCAAAAGAAGGAAGAGCgtattcctttctttcttgcagCCGAAAGGAAAGAAGGCCAAGGGCAAGAAGGTAGCACCGGCCCCTGCTGTAGTCAAGAAGCAGGAGGCCAAGAAGGTTGTCAATCCCCTCTTTGAGAAGAGGCCCAAGAACTTTGGCATTGGTGAGTAAGTGAATATTTGGGCTACTTgctcaaggattttttttgctttgtgggCAGATGTCTAAATTGTAAACAGAAGCATATTGTAATAAAGCTGTAGAGTGGAGACAGTGATGGAGGCAGTTGCCTTGCTGCCTCCAGTTAAGATCTGTCCTTCATTAGGTATATGACGGTGGCTATGGACAATCCGCtgaattttctgtattacaAAGATTCATTATTTGATTCTATTGCGATGAATCTTGCCCTTTTCCACATTCTGCGGTGAATCAATTCAGACTCCTGTGGTGCCATTTTTGTACGGTGTGCAGATGATGTGAAAGAATATTTGCTATCTGAGTGATAGTGCTGACATATCACCACCAAGATCACTGATGCACTCGTGCCTATTCCATGCTGTTGCTCTGTGGGTTTGGAACAGCTGTGagttaaactttttatttttaggacaGGATATCCAGCCGAAGCGTGATCTCACACGTTTTGTGAAATGGCCGCGCTACATCAGACTGCAGCGCCAGAGGTCCATTCTTTACAAACGCTTGAAGGTGCCTCCTGCCATTAACCAGTTCACTCAGGCTTTGGACCGCCAGACAGGTAAGGATGTGCCCCACAAAGTTCTCTTAACTTGGGTCATTGATGGGATATGCatcagagaagaggaaagaaatcaaaataagatTTAACAAAGGTAAGCTGGAGAGTATCTTTGGAAGCATTTTAGGGCGGCTTTAATAGTGACTGGGGTGATGTCAGCAGCAAGCTGCTATCTGAATTTGCTGGCTTAAGTCTTGATAGCTGCTGTGTACTTTGAAAAGGGAATAGAAAATACCAAAGCTCCTACTTAACAACCCAAACCCAGGGTTATCTTAACTGCCTGTTTCCATCGTAATCCATTTTTCCAGCTTGATGTAGAACCACGTAGGGTTGTGTAAACAGGTAGTTTAAGAAATCTGTATGAGTGCAGGTGTTGGGGGGAAAGCCAGCATCCTGCAGGCTGACATTGATACGGGGGAAGAAGGGACTTCAGGGTCTTCTGTGAAACGAGTAAATAGTCTTTTCCAGGTGACAGTGTCTTTGCAAGAAACTTTCAGCCCATGTAGAGTAACTCCCTCGTAGATGTTGCTTGCTTTAAAGGAGAAAGTGCACCACCTGTAACCATAATTGCTGTGGGGGTCCACAGGCATTTCCTCATCCAAACAGTGAAGGAGCTCTCACTGCCAAGAGGGGTGCATGTAGAGGTAAATATGGGCTCTAGAGGCACTCTGCTAGTTCTGCTCTTGCAGTGTGCAAATGATGCTAACTTTTTGCTGTCTAAATACACTTGATGACAACCACCAAGATCACTGATgcacttcagtgttttaaaaagtaatgctTAGACTTTTAGGTCATGCAACTAACTAACTAGTAGATGTTCTCTTCCAGCTACgcagctgctgaagctggcGCACAAATATAGGCCAGAAAATAAGCAAGAGAAGAAGCAGAGGCTACTGGCTCGTGCTGAGCAGAAAGCTGCAGGAAAGGGAGATGCGCCAACTAAGCGGCCACCGGTCCTCCGAGCAGGTAACTTTGTACGTGGACTTGGCTGCTTGCACATACGGGAGTGTAGTACTTGGTTAGAGCTCTGCTCCAACCAAACAGGATTGGACAAGCTATTGCAATGATGTATGAATTTCTTCACCTGAGCTCAAAGTGAAGAGCAAAATAGACGAGCTTTTTAACCCTGAGCTTTAGCAAGTTGTCCGTGGAATATCCTCTGTGCTACTGAATCGATGTGAGAAGTTTTCAGAACTTTGAAGCTGCACTATGGAGTCTGAGCTGGTTGTATGAGATTTATATGAAAGCTCTGAAAATAGACTGAGCGGAATCAAAGCTTACCTATAACTTGTTTTTCAGGTATTAACAGTGTCACGACTCTGGTAGAGAACAAGAAAGCTCAGCTTGTAGTTATTGCCCACGATGTAGACCCCATTGAGGTAAGCATACTCGCTGGTAGATATTATGGGCTACCTGTGTAACTTAAGCTGAGGTCAGAACTACGCTTGGggtgaaaatgcattttagacAAATCTATTGCACAAAAAGAGAATGCATAAATTACCAGAACTGGAACACTTGCACATGTTCCTAGTTGTCCTGGTATTACAATGAGGCTTGGCCCTTGCAATGATGTATGAATTTCTTCACCTGACTCAACAATGAAGAGCAAAACGAGCTTTTTAACACTGAGCAATTGCCACAGCCCAGGCTGATTCAAAGAATAAAAGGATGTTCTCCCTCAGTTACACAGCACActccctttcttttcagctggTGGTCTTCTTGCCTGCTCTGTGCCGCAAGATGGGAGTGCCATACTGCATCATCAAGGGCAAAGCCAGACTGGGGCGACTGGTCCACAGGAAAACCTGTACCTCTGTTGCTTTCACACAAGTTAACCCGTAAGTATTCTGTGTGCTGGCTTGATTGTCTGTAGTGGAGAAAGCAAACTGCCCATAAACACAAGACTGTAGGGCAGATGGATAGCAAACTTGGGTCTGTGTAGTTTTAAAGTagtaagaataaataaaatactgcctCTATAATGTATAATATAGATGTCCTTTTGTATTAAGAGCTCTATTGGATCCTGAAGATAGAGATTACTTTGGCTTACCAAAATGGGTGTTTACTCTAAAATACATAGATGGAACTATTAACCTTAATCTGAGCAGTGCAGGTTCCTAAAGCATTGATGTTTGGAGTGATTACCCCTTGACAAATGACGCTTACGCTTAACCTGAAAAACCATGTTGCCACTACGAGCTCTTAAATCCTGAGGCATAAGAgttacagaaaatgttaaattGAGGCTCTAAAGGAACTAAAACTATCACCAACAGGGAGGATAAGGGAGCCCTTGCAAAGCTGGTGGAGGCTGTTAAGACCAACTACAATGACAGATACGATGAGGTAAGATTCTCTGTGCTGCTAGCCTTGTCTTCCAGTTTGTACTGTTAACATCCCCAAAAGCTTCCCAGTGAAATGCAGATTATTTGAGACATAGTGACAACAGCTTAAAGCCTGTTGGGTGTAGTGTACCTAGATTTGCTTATGATGTATCCAGATTCTTTACCTGAGGGTGGGGTACATTCTCTGTGCTGCCCTGAAATGTTAGTTCACTGCTTGAAATGTGTAGGACTTCCTAGTTGAGGAAGCTCTTCCCCTTGTGCACAAAAGAGTGGGATTGAGTGAGTTGGTTGAATGTAGTAAGAGAATGTACGAAGCGTCTAACCTGTTCTCACTTCTTTGCAGATCCGTCGTCACTGGGGTGGTAACGTCTTGGGTCCAAAATCAGTGGCTCGTATTGCTAAGCTTGAAAAAGCAAAGGCTAAAGAACTGGCTACTAAGCTGGGCTAAAGATGTACTGGATTGCTACCGTGTTTTCTGTACATAAAAAGAATAAACCCCCAGATGAAGTTTCAGTGGTCTCTGTTAATGGGAGTGTTCCAGGCAGCAGGTAGCACATTAGAATTGCCTTTAATTGAATGATTGAATAGTGCCGCACAGAAACAGTTGCATAGAGCAGGTGATGACTTGGAACAACTGCCCTTAACTATTAGTCCTATGTTGTAATTCCTCTCTGAACACATAGCCCATCAACAGTGGCTCAGCTGTGCATACTATGTGATCATAAAGTTGCATGGGATAGGCTAGTTCTGGCTTCAAGCCTAGCTTGCTTATGCAAATACCTCTCAATTGGGAATGGCTCTAGATCATCTCCCTTAGTACTTAAACTTAGTTATGGTATGGGTTGTATAGGGTGTTAGAACACTTCACTGGGCTAACCAGCTGGGGACCTCCCATGAGGAGGTCTGTAACACCTCTTCCATGGCAAGAATGGTCAGGCTGAAGTGGGGAAAGAATCTAGACCTTTTTGtccttctgttctttcctgACTGCTGACTTCATCTTGTGGAGTTGTAGGCTACCAAGCTTGATAAGGCTCCAGGTGAGGTGGCCGCTGCTTGTTTTTGCTGGCCGTCATCATGCTCTTGCAAGCCACAGGCTGCCGTACCCAGCTAGACTCTAGTATCCACAGTAACCTTTAATTCAGGTCTGTCCCTGTTAAGATGCAAGATGCACAATGTGAGTCACACAGCCCTTTATTTATTCCGATGCAACTGCTGTGAACCACTCCTGACTTCAGGAATGACTGCTCAGTACGAAGAAACTGTGATTCACAAAATTCCTTGCCATCTTTTGGAAAATACAGCAGTGGAGAAGTTAAAAACTTGCAATCAACCACACTAGAAAAGTATCCTTGAGATTTCTAGTTGAAGCTGATTTATATGCAATAGTCTCAACAGCCACTTAATAATTTTGAAGTTCAGTGCTTCCAGGCGGCAGCCAGAATCACACTGCTAGGAGCTCAGGGTCCGCATTAGCTGCTTGAAGTCCATTTGCAGCTTCATAGCTGCATATATTTACTGAACATGTTGCCCTGAAACGCTGGGTGCTTCAGTTCAGTTATTCAGGACTGATCAGTCGAGAGCAGACTTTTATGAAAAAGACAGCAGTCTGTAGTACAGAAGAGACGAAACTAGCCCTTCCTTTCACAGAGGTATCTTTTGTATAAATTTTCTGTACCACAAGAATGAAGTTGCAGCGCATAAGCCGTAcctatgaaagaaaacaaaaccacgtTTACACCTTTTCAAGTTGGATGGGACCTCCCTAAGTCAGCTGCAGTGCAATAAGACACAAAACCTGTCAAATCACTGTGCAAGTGTTACTTAGGTTAAAGCTTTAGGCTTTTGCAGCTTAAGGGCTCATCCAGTCTCACTGGTGCAGGAGCAAGAATGCCAGGCAAAGCCTTACATTCAAAAGAAACGCGTGGAAGGTCAAACGCAGGCTGGGTAACTCACCAGGTGATGATGTACTGCATGTGCTCGTTTCTCAGGCTCACTCTTGTCTGGCCTCCGATGGGCCCCCCTGGGACTGTGCTTCCTGTGGGTACAACACAGTGCAGAAGTTAAATCTCTAGTCTGCATCGCGTAGAGCTGCCCTTGCTGTGAGGAACGGGATGAAGGTGGTCAGTCATGTGGATACCCTGCTCCTCTTCCTTGGCCATAGTGTTCCCAAGTTCCCAGCAAAGCCAGAGCTGTGGGGAAGGCGGCCCTACAGCAAGTGGCTGGTTGTGCTCTAGGCATCGAACACCACCTGCACCACTCCGAGCGTCCTACCTTCCCAGTGCTGGCTGCCTATCACCTTCAAAATAGCAGACCTAGCAGagcacacaaaaagagaaagatgcaaTACCTTGTTGGActtgatcttgaaggtcttttccaacctaaatgattctatgattctacctTTCCAAGTGCCATGGGGAAATAACTAACTGAAAGTAAGGGGAGGGAGACCAATGTAAATTGGACATGGGGTTGGGTTCCTCTGTGACTTACTGAAATCTGCATCGATAAAGATGGGCTCAGCGCCGGTCACCTTTGCCATAGCCTCCAGGTCACGGTAATGC
Protein-coding sequences here:
- the RPL7A gene encoding LOW QUALITY PROTEIN: large ribosomal subunit protein eL8 (The sequence of the model RefSeq protein was modified relative to this genomic sequence to represent the inferred CDS: deleted 1 base in 1 codon); this encodes MAARGPAPPPSDLPGPAPPRAPPPSSRETSRLIDISQHAPLPLSLPQSKMPKGKKAKGKKVAPAPAVVKKQEAKKVVNPLFEKRPKNFGIGQDIQPKRDLTRFVKWPRYIRLQRQRSILYKRLKVPPAINQFTQALDRQTATQLLKLAHKYRPENKQEKKQRLLARAEQKAAGKGDAPTKRPPVLRAGINSVTTLVENKKAQLVVIAHDVDPIELVVFLPALCRKMGVPYCIIKGKARLGRLVHRKTCTSVAFTQVNPEDKGALAKLVEAVKTNYNDRYDEIRRHWGGNVLGPKSVARIAKLEKAKAKELATKLG
- the MED22 gene encoding mediator of RNA polymerase II transcription subunit 22 isoform X2, yielding MAQQRVLPQSKETLLQSYNKRLKDDVKSIMDNFTEIIKTAKIEDETQVSRATQGEQDNYEMHVRAANIVRAGESLMKLVSDLKQFLILNDFPSVNEAINQRNQQLRSLQEECDKKLIALRDEISIDLYELEEEYYSSSLCDSNDLPLCEAYWRQDFATLSPESLSMPLTAATAEQSVATSQSSTPSHPHVNGHGAGPTEHS
- the MED22 gene encoding mediator of RNA polymerase II transcription subunit 22 isoform X4, producing MAQQRVLPQSKETLLQSYNKRLKDDVKSIMDNFTEIIKTAKIEDETQVSRATQGEQDNYEMHVRAANIVRAGESLMKLVSDLKQFLILNDFPSVNEAINQRNQQLRSLQEECDKKLIALRDEISIDLYELEEEYYSSRYK
- the MED22 gene encoding mediator of RNA polymerase II transcription subunit 22 isoform X3, with the translated sequence MAQQRVLPQSKETLLQSYNKRLKDDVKSIMDNFTEIIKTAKIEDETQVSRATQGEQDNYEMHVRAANIVRAGESLMKLVSDLKQFLILNDFPSVNEAINQRNQQLRSLQEECDKKLIALRDEISIDLYELEEEYYSSRLLSEYSSGGASVSLERLAC
- the MED22 gene encoding mediator of RNA polymerase II transcription subunit 22 isoform X1, with translation MAQQRVLPQSKETLLQSYNKRLKDDVKSIMDNFTEIIKTAKIEDETQVSRATQGEQDNYEMHVRAANIVRAGESLMKLVSDLKQFLILNDFPSVNEAINQRNQQLRSLQEECDKKLIALRDEISIDLYELEEEYYSSSYSLCDSNDLPLCEAYWRQDFATLSPESLSMPLTAATAEQSVATSQSSTPSHPHVNGHGAGPTEHS